CCGGTGACCATCCCCTTGGCCAGCTCGAAGAGCACCATCGGCTTCGACTTCTCCCGCCGCATGTACACTACGCTGTCCGCGTCCACCAGTACCAGCGCGAGGCGCGGATCGTCGGGGCCGCCGTCGCGGGTCTCGTCGATCTTGCCGAACCAGGCGCGCCAGTCGGGCTGGTACAGCTCGCGGACCTTCGCGCGGTCCGTAGAGATCCGGGCGGTGCCGCTCACCGACACCCACTCGTACGAGTCGGTGTCGAAGTAGGCGAGATTCACGTGCGGGTCGCCCTGCAGTTCGTCCAGCTTGTGTGACTCGATGTCGGTGACGAACCAGATGTCCGCCAAGGGGTCGCGCTTCTGCGTCGCCATGGGCCGCGAGACCAGGCGCCCGTCGGGACGACGGGTGG
The window above is part of the Longimicrobiaceae bacterium genome. Proteins encoded here:
- a CDS encoding pyridoxamine 5'-phosphate oxidase family protein, with the protein product MSTHSQAKQLDELYELIDKIETAMFTTRRPDGRLVSRPMATQKRDPLADIWFVTDIESHKLDELQGDPHVNLAYFDTDSYEWVSVSGTARISTDRAKVRELYQPDWRAWFGKIDETRDGGPDDPRLALVLVDADSVVYMRREKSKPMVLFELAKGMVTGSQPDIGETHRLEL